Proteins found in one Meiothermus cerbereus DSM 11376 genomic segment:
- a CDS encoding acyl-CoA dehydrogenase family protein, with translation MAVLTADQKMVLDMVRAVSREVLWEMAPEYDRTGQYPWPQLKQLAQLGLLGMTTPEAWGGAGLDSVTWALAMEEIAAADPSVAVILSVTSGLPQYMLNRFGSEAQKKKYLVPLAKGEWIGAFSLTEPHAGSDPASLKVSAQKVPGGWELNGLKSWVTSGGQAQVYVVMARGEAGISSFIVEKDAPGLSFGLPEEKMGLHAAHTCEVRFEGVFVPEENLLGQEGRGLAQALAGLDSGRIGIAAQAVGMARAAFEIAKQYADERTQFGQKIREFQGVSFKLAEMHTRIAAARALVLEAAAKKDRGEKYTLEASTAKLFASDVAVSVTREAVQVLGGYGYHREYRVERYYRDAKITEIYEGTSEIQKLVIARELYR, from the coding sequence ATGGCCGTTCTGACCGCAGATCAAAAAATGGTGCTGGATATGGTGCGGGCCGTTTCGCGCGAGGTACTGTGGGAGATGGCCCCCGAGTACGACCGCACAGGCCAATACCCTTGGCCCCAGCTCAAGCAGTTGGCCCAGCTCGGGCTTTTGGGCATGACCACCCCCGAGGCCTGGGGCGGGGCCGGGCTCGACTCGGTAACCTGGGCCCTGGCAATGGAAGAAATCGCCGCTGCCGACCCCAGCGTGGCGGTTATTCTTTCTGTGACCTCGGGTTTGCCCCAGTACATGCTGAACAGGTTCGGCAGCGAGGCGCAAAAAAAGAAGTACCTGGTGCCGCTGGCCAAAGGCGAGTGGATTGGGGCTTTTTCCCTCACCGAGCCCCACGCCGGCTCCGACCCGGCCTCGCTCAAGGTCTCGGCCCAAAAAGTGCCGGGGGGCTGGGAACTGAACGGCCTCAAGAGCTGGGTCACCTCGGGCGGGCAGGCCCAGGTGTACGTGGTCATGGCCCGGGGTGAGGCCGGTATCAGCAGCTTTATTGTGGAGAAAGACGCCCCCGGCCTTAGCTTTGGCCTCCCCGAAGAGAAGATGGGTCTGCACGCCGCCCATACCTGTGAGGTGCGCTTTGAGGGGGTGTTTGTGCCGGAAGAAAACCTCCTGGGCCAGGAGGGGCGCGGGCTGGCCCAGGCCCTGGCTGGCCTGGACTCCGGGCGCATTGGCATTGCGGCCCAGGCGGTGGGTATGGCCCGGGCCGCTTTCGAAATTGCCAAACAGTACGCCGACGAGCGCACCCAGTTTGGTCAGAAGATTCGGGAGTTCCAGGGGGTGAGCTTCAAACTGGCCGAGATGCACACCCGCATAGCGGCTGCAAGGGCGCTGGTGCTGGAAGCCGCCGCCAAAAAAGACCGGGGTGAGAAATATACGCTGGAGGCCTCCACCGCCAAACTTTTTGCCTCCGACGTGGCCGTGAGTGTAACCCGCGAGGCCGTACAGGTGCTGGGGGGCTATGGTTACCACCGCGAGTACCGGGTAGAACGCTACTACCGCGACGCCAAGATTACCGAGATTTACGAAGGCACCAGCGAGATTCAGAAGCTGGTGATTGCCCGAGAGCTATACCGATGA
- a CDS encoding YdcF family protein, translated as MPRLPERLLMAAGLSLLLLPLGLVINPELGLGPLVGLWLSGTLLGWLGLGFRILLWGSGLCAVLIAAVVFTPLTRVLAEGLIVNEAPQKADLIVVLGGGMHCGVGELEASSLARLEKGLELWRAGYAPRLTLSDTVGEIFGDARCPSLGRVAAARVRALYGEEGPEVVFLPQMRTTRTEALAVDGLVQERGWGRVLLVTTPTHSRRAVGAFRKLGVEVVSVVSSEPRFDMALLSPADRLQALTPLVREYLGLLTYRLRGWL; from the coding sequence ATGCCGAGGTTGCCAGAACGACTGCTGATGGCTGCGGGTCTAAGTTTGTTGCTATTGCCGCTGGGGCTGGTTATCAACCCCGAGCTGGGCCTGGGGCCGCTGGTGGGGCTATGGCTAAGCGGAACGCTGCTGGGATGGTTGGGCCTGGGTTTCCGAATTTTGCTTTGGGGGAGTGGGCTTTGTGCGGTGTTGATTGCGGCGGTGGTGTTTACCCCGCTCACCAGGGTGTTGGCAGAGGGTCTGATCGTGAATGAAGCCCCGCAAAAAGCCGACCTGATTGTGGTCTTGGGGGGCGGGATGCACTGCGGGGTGGGGGAACTCGAGGCCTCCTCGTTGGCCCGGCTGGAGAAGGGCCTCGAGCTCTGGCGGGCCGGGTATGCCCCCCGCCTCACCCTCTCCGACACGGTGGGGGAGATTTTCGGGGATGCCCGCTGTCCCTCGCTGGGCCGGGTGGCGGCAGCGCGGGTCAGGGCGCTGTATGGGGAAGAAGGCCCGGAGGTTGTTTTCCTGCCCCAGATGCGCACCACCCGCACCGAGGCCCTGGCCGTCGACGGGTTGGTGCAAGAGCGGGGGTGGGGGCGGGTTTTGCTGGTCACCACCCCCACCCACAGCCGACGCGCGGTGGGCGCCTTTCGCAAACTGGGCGTGGAAGTGGTAAGCGTGGTCTCGAGTGAGCCCCGCTTCGATATGGCCCTGTTGTCCCCCGCCGACCGCCTGCAGGCCCTTACTCCGCTGGTGCGGGAATACCTGGGACTCCTCACCTACCGACTGCGCGGCTGGCTCTAG
- a CDS encoding 2-oxoacid:ferredoxin oxidoreductase subunit beta — translation MENPNPVPPIKLNAVGLSKKDYDGTPSTLCKGCGHNSIASQVVQVGFELNLRPHEIIKLSGIGCSSKSPAYFLGMSHGFNALHGRMPSVATGALLANHTLKAIGVSGDGDTGSIGMGQFKHLMRRNLRMVYVVENNGVYGLTKGQFSATAEEGLTLKYAGHNEFPPIDLCMEAIIAGCGFVARSFAGDAKQVRELLKAALSHRGTALLDIISPCVAFNNEDDSPKSYGYGTKHEQPLHELGFIPYAEEISIEPLEPGEFRTVRLHDGSLISLRNLDNDYDPTNKMAALERLQRAQETGEFITGLIYYNPDRPSLAEVEGLSTPLAQLTPEQLRPSQTALEHLLQAYR, via the coding sequence ATGGAAAACCCCAATCCAGTTCCTCCCATCAAGCTCAACGCGGTGGGCCTGAGCAAAAAAGACTACGACGGCACACCCAGCACCCTGTGTAAAGGCTGTGGGCACAACAGCATCGCCAGCCAGGTGGTGCAGGTCGGCTTCGAGCTAAACCTCAGGCCCCACGAGATTATCAAGCTTTCGGGCATCGGCTGTTCGTCGAAATCGCCAGCCTATTTTCTGGGCATGTCCCACGGCTTCAACGCCCTGCACGGGCGGATGCCCAGCGTGGCTACCGGAGCCCTGCTGGCCAACCATACCCTCAAGGCCATTGGGGTCTCGGGCGACGGCGACACCGGCAGCATCGGGATGGGCCAGTTCAAGCACTTGATGCGCCGCAACCTGCGGATGGTCTATGTGGTGGAAAACAACGGGGTCTACGGCCTGACCAAGGGCCAGTTCTCGGCCACCGCCGAAGAGGGCCTGACGCTCAAATACGCCGGTCATAACGAGTTCCCGCCCATAGACCTGTGCATGGAGGCCATCATCGCGGGGTGCGGCTTTGTGGCCCGTAGCTTTGCGGGTGACGCCAAGCAGGTGCGCGAGCTGCTCAAAGCCGCCCTCTCCCACCGGGGTACGGCCCTCTTGGACATCATCAGCCCTTGTGTGGCCTTCAACAACGAAGATGACAGCCCCAAAAGCTATGGCTACGGCACCAAGCACGAACAGCCCCTGCACGAGCTGGGCTTTATCCCCTACGCCGAGGAAATCTCCATCGAGCCCCTAGAGCCCGGCGAGTTCCGCACGGTGCGGTTGCACGACGGTTCCCTGATCAGCCTGCGCAACCTGGACAACGACTACGACCCCACCAACAAAATGGCGGCCCTCGAGCGCCTGCAACGGGCCCAGGAAACCGGGGAGTTCATCACCGGCCTGATCTACTACAACCCCGACCGCCCCAGCCTGGCCGAAGTAGAGGGGCTTAGCACCCCGCTGGCCCAACTTACCCCTGAGCAATTGCGCCCCAGCCAGACGGCCCTGGAGCATTTGTTGCAGGCTTATCGCTAG
- a CDS encoding 2-oxoacid:acceptor oxidoreductase subunit alpha, which translates to MSVLERQQEAGLTPHTPIINDFSLVVATANGTGSQTANLTLLRSFFKLGIPVHGKNIFPSNIQGLPTWYHIRVSHEGYIARKPSEILVAFNPATAHEDLQELPSGGVCIYNADLKNLPRRDDVVYYPVPVSELIAGIDVPVKRKPYMANMAYVGVVAWMLGVPLEVVEEALGAQFDYRQKLVESNMQVVRRAFAWATENLHKQDPFWLEPMNKTEGLIIMTGNEAGALGAVFGGVSVGAWYPITPSTSFMDALREFLPKLRKDQDGKPTYAVIQAEDELAAAGMIMGAGWAGARALTATSGPGISLMAEFVSYGYFTEIPAVIWDIQRVGPSTGLPTRTSQGDVSFAYTLGHGDTKHPILFPSSIEECFEFGWKSLDLAEQLQTPVFVLSDLDLGMNNWMGQPFEYPDRPLQRGKVLSAEELEALGGFARYKDVDGDGIPYRTLPGTPHPLAAYFTRGSGHNEQAQYSERADDWERNMARLARKFETARDLVPAPAIDHHPSAKVGIIAYGTTRYAIEEARDRLARQLPTSFLRLRALPINQQVRDFVAAHERVYVIELNRDGQVHGILQTEMPTFAGRIHSIAHLDGLPLTARWVQERLLQEEALR; encoded by the coding sequence ATGAGTGTTCTAGAACGACAACAAGAGGCGGGCCTGACACCCCACACGCCCATCATCAACGACTTTTCCCTGGTTGTTGCCACCGCCAACGGAACCGGAAGTCAGACCGCGAATCTAACCCTTTTGCGGTCTTTTTTTAAGCTGGGCATACCGGTTCACGGCAAGAACATTTTTCCCTCCAACATCCAGGGGCTTCCCACCTGGTATCACATCCGGGTGAGCCACGAGGGCTACATCGCCCGCAAGCCCTCAGAAATTCTGGTGGCTTTCAACCCCGCTACCGCCCACGAAGACCTGCAGGAGCTACCCAGCGGCGGGGTATGTATCTACAACGCCGATCTGAAGAACCTGCCCAGGCGCGACGACGTGGTGTATTACCCGGTTCCGGTCAGCGAGCTGATCGCTGGGATTGACGTTCCGGTTAAGCGTAAGCCCTACATGGCCAACATGGCCTATGTGGGGGTGGTGGCCTGGATGCTGGGGGTGCCCCTGGAAGTGGTTGAGGAAGCCCTGGGGGCTCAGTTCGACTACCGGCAGAAGCTGGTGGAGAGCAACATGCAGGTGGTGCGCCGGGCCTTCGCCTGGGCCACCGAGAATCTGCACAAGCAAGACCCCTTCTGGCTCGAGCCCATGAACAAAACCGAAGGGCTCATCATCATGACCGGCAATGAGGCCGGTGCGCTGGGAGCGGTATTTGGGGGGGTGAGTGTGGGGGCCTGGTATCCCATCACCCCTTCGACCAGCTTTATGGATGCCCTGCGCGAGTTCTTGCCCAAACTCCGCAAGGATCAGGACGGCAAACCCACCTATGCCGTCATTCAGGCCGAGGATGAGCTGGCCGCTGCTGGCATGATTATGGGGGCGGGCTGGGCCGGCGCACGGGCCCTTACCGCTACCAGCGGCCCCGGCATCAGCCTGATGGCCGAGTTTGTCAGCTATGGCTACTTTACCGAGATTCCAGCGGTGATCTGGGACATCCAGCGGGTCGGCCCCAGTACCGGGCTGCCCACCCGTACCAGCCAGGGCGATGTCTCCTTTGCCTACACCCTGGGCCACGGCGACACCAAGCATCCCATCTTGTTTCCTTCCTCGATTGAAGAGTGCTTCGAGTTTGGCTGGAAGTCGCTGGATCTAGCCGAACAGCTCCAGACCCCGGTGTTTGTGCTCTCAGACTTGGATCTGGGCATGAACAACTGGATGGGCCAGCCCTTTGAATACCCCGACCGGCCCCTACAGCGCGGCAAGGTGCTCAGTGCGGAAGAGCTCGAGGCCCTGGGTGGCTTTGCCCGCTATAAAGACGTAGACGGCGACGGCATCCCCTACCGCACCCTGCCCGGCACCCCCCACCCCTTGGCCGCCTATTTCACCCGCGGCAGCGGCCACAATGAGCAAGCCCAGTACAGCGAACGCGCCGACGACTGGGAGCGCAACATGGCCCGCCTGGCCCGCAAGTTCGAGACCGCCCGCGACCTGGTGCCTGCCCCCGCCATAGACCACCACCCTTCCGCCAAGGTGGGCATCATCGCCTACGGAACCACCCGCTACGCTATCGAGGAAGCCCGCGACCGGCTGGCCCGGCAGCTTCCCACCAGCTTTTTGCGCCTGCGGGCCCTGCCCATCAACCAGCAGGTGCGCGATTTTGTAGCGGCCCACGAGCGGGTCTACGTAATTGAGCTCAACCGTGACGGTCAGGTGCACGGCATCCTGCAAACCGAGATGCCCACATTCGCGGGCCGTATCCACTCGATTGCACACCTGGACGGGCTACCCCTCACGGCCCGCTGGGTACAGGAGCGCTTGCTACAAGAAGAAGCCCTCAGATAG
- a CDS encoding P-II family nitrogen regulator has protein sequence MALVSLKLVTIIAEGFLEEKLIRDIKKLGAKGYTITSARGEGSRGVRASEWEGSNIRLETIVSPTVAEKILSHLAEVYFANYAVIAFVENVEVVRGDKYT, from the coding sequence ATGGCCCTGGTCTCACTCAAGCTGGTCACCATCATTGCAGAGGGGTTCCTGGAAGAAAAGCTGATCCGGGATATCAAAAAGCTGGGGGCCAAAGGCTACACCATTACCTCTGCACGGGGCGAGGGCAGCCGAGGGGTGCGGGCCAGCGAATGGGAGGGCAGCAATATCCGCCTGGAAACCATCGTGAGCCCCACGGTTGCCGAAAAAATCCTCAGCCACTTGGCCGAGGTTTACTTTGCCAATTACGCCGTTATTGCTTTTGTGGAAAACGTGGAAGTGGTGCGGGGGGATAAGTACACCTAG
- a CDS encoding sodium-dependent bicarbonate transport family permease, whose translation MDTLELLRINLLSPAVLAFALGIVATLVKSDLRIPEALYTTLSIYLLLAIGLKGGTALATTPFSEVWKPALATLLLSVLTPLLSYAALRRLGRFDAVNAAAIAAHYGSVSAVTFIAAITYMQAAQQPVEGFLPTLVAILEVPAIIIALLIARRSLGGGSLSEAVQEILAGKSILLLVGGSLIGFLSGPDGLKQVAPVFVDPFRGVLVLFLLELGMVAAKRLRDLRTVGGFLIGFGIAMPIVQGSLGVWLGSLAGMSVGGAMVLGTMAASASYIAAPAAVRIALPQANPSYYLTASLGITFPFNLTLGIPIYYALSRWLHGGS comes from the coding sequence GTGGATACGCTGGAGCTGCTTCGCATCAACCTGCTCTCCCCTGCCGTGCTGGCCTTTGCCCTGGGCATCGTGGCCACACTGGTCAAGTCTGACCTAAGAATCCCCGAAGCACTATATACCACCCTCTCGATTTATTTGCTGCTGGCCATTGGTCTAAAGGGGGGCACCGCCCTGGCAACCACACCATTCTCCGAAGTGTGGAAGCCAGCACTCGCCACCCTGCTCCTAAGCGTGCTTACCCCGTTGCTCTCCTATGCGGCCTTACGGCGGTTGGGGCGTTTCGATGCGGTAAACGCAGCTGCTATCGCGGCCCATTATGGCTCGGTATCTGCTGTAACTTTTATTGCCGCCATCACCTACATGCAAGCCGCGCAGCAGCCAGTAGAAGGCTTCTTGCCAACCCTGGTAGCCATTCTGGAAGTCCCGGCTATCATAATAGCTTTGCTGATTGCCCGTCGAAGCCTGGGTGGAGGTTCGCTAAGCGAAGCCGTGCAGGAAATTCTAGCTGGTAAGAGCATCTTGTTGCTGGTAGGGGGCTCACTGATAGGCTTTTTGAGCGGGCCCGATGGCCTCAAGCAGGTGGCCCCGGTATTCGTGGATCCTTTTCGGGGCGTACTGGTGTTGTTCTTGCTCGAGCTCGGAATGGTAGCGGCCAAACGCCTGCGCGACCTGCGAACGGTAGGGGGCTTTTTGATTGGTTTTGGGATTGCCATGCCGATTGTCCAGGGTAGCCTGGGGGTATGGCTGGGTAGCCTGGCCGGTATGTCGGTGGGGGGCGCGATGGTGTTGGGCACCATGGCTGCCAGCGCTTCATACATTGCTGCCCCTGCCGCTGTGCGCATCGCCTTGCCGCAGGCCAATCCCAGCTACTACCTCACTGCCTCGCTGGGCATCACCTTCCCCTTCAACCTGACCCTGGGGATCCCCATCTACTACGCCCTTTCACGCTGGCTGCACGGAGGTAGCTAA
- a CDS encoding acyl-CoA thioesterase translates to MESRRRFSHVIVVHQNDIDSLGHVNNAVYLRYIEDCVTAHAESVGMSLARLRQLGVIPVVHRHTITYHRSALLGDALEVSTEIVAFRSFRATRHNRIFRAGVLLVECETDWVWIDPLRGRPKAVPDEVQKAFGLI, encoded by the coding sequence GTGGAGTCCAGAAGGCGCTTTAGTCATGTTATTGTGGTGCACCAGAACGACATAGATAGCCTGGGCCACGTCAACAATGCGGTCTACTTGCGCTACATCGAAGACTGCGTTACCGCCCATGCCGAAAGCGTAGGGATGAGCCTGGCGCGCCTCAGGCAGCTAGGGGTGATTCCGGTGGTGCATCGGCATACCATCACCTACCACCGCTCGGCCCTACTGGGGGATGCGCTCGAGGTCAGCACAGAAATCGTGGCTTTCCGCAGTTTTCGCGCCACCCGCCACAACCGGATTTTTCGCGCTGGCGTCTTGCTGGTGGAGTGCGAGACCGACTGGGTCTGGATTGACCCCCTGCGCGGGCGCCCAAAAGCGGTTCCGGATGAGGTTCAAAAAGCCTTTGGACTGATCTAG
- a CDS encoding NADP-dependent isocitrate dehydrogenase, giving the protein MSKTPITVAFGDGIGPEIMRAVLQILEAGGAQLEPEVIEIGESVYLRGHTSGIEESAWESLRRTKVFLKAPITTPQGGGYKSLNVTVRKTLGLYANVRPVQSYEPFVTTKHKSIDLVIVRENEEDLYAGIEYQQTDEVTMALKLISKPGTERIVRYAYEFARRNGRKKVTCISKDNIMKITDGLFHKMFDEIGAEYPELHKEHMIVDIGAARLAEMPERFDVILAPNLYGDILSDIAAEVAGSVGLAGSANVGDDCAMFEAVHGSAPDIAGKGIANPSGLLQGAILMLVHIGQPEAAARIKNAWLKTLEDGIHTADIYDERVSEKKVGTAEFAQAVIERLGQLPERLRPAKFGEASKEPMVPLMVRNPKPAHKELVGIDVFFNWRGTKPEELAKLLQPLSTEKLKLALITNRGVKVWPGGFPETFRTDHWRGRFMAQNGTPNHHDIVELLGKIAAAGMDFIKTEHLYNFDGKPGYSLGQGQ; this is encoded by the coding sequence ATGAGCAAAACACCCATCACGGTTGCTTTTGGCGATGGTATCGGCCCTGAGATCATGCGGGCGGTGCTGCAAATCCTCGAGGCGGGCGGCGCACAGCTCGAGCCCGAGGTTATCGAGATCGGTGAAAGCGTCTATCTACGTGGGCACACCAGCGGCATCGAGGAGAGCGCCTGGGAAAGCCTGCGGCGTACCAAGGTGTTTCTCAAAGCCCCCATCACCACCCCCCAGGGCGGGGGCTACAAGAGCCTCAATGTGACGGTACGCAAAACCCTGGGGCTTTACGCCAATGTACGGCCCGTGCAAAGCTACGAGCCTTTCGTCACCACCAAGCACAAATCTATTGACCTGGTAATCGTGCGCGAAAACGAGGAAGACCTCTATGCGGGCATCGAGTATCAGCAAACCGACGAAGTTACCATGGCCCTCAAGCTGATCTCCAAGCCCGGCACCGAGCGTATTGTGCGCTACGCCTACGAGTTTGCCCGGCGCAACGGGCGCAAAAAGGTGACCTGCATCTCCAAAGACAACATCATGAAGATTACCGACGGCCTCTTTCACAAGATGTTTGACGAAATTGGAGCCGAATACCCTGAGCTGCACAAAGAGCACATGATCGTGGACATCGGTGCGGCCCGTCTGGCCGAGATGCCCGAGCGCTTCGACGTGATTCTAGCCCCCAACCTGTACGGCGACATTCTGTCGGACATCGCCGCCGAGGTTGCAGGTTCGGTGGGGCTGGCCGGTTCGGCCAATGTGGGCGACGACTGCGCCATGTTCGAGGCCGTGCACGGCAGCGCACCCGATATTGCGGGTAAGGGGATCGCCAATCCCTCCGGGCTATTGCAGGGGGCCATCCTGATGCTGGTTCACATTGGGCAGCCCGAGGCTGCCGCCCGCATCAAGAACGCCTGGCTCAAAACCCTGGAAGACGGTATCCACACCGCCGATATCTACGACGAGCGGGTCAGCGAGAAAAAGGTGGGCACTGCCGAGTTTGCCCAGGCTGTGATCGAACGCCTGGGGCAGCTGCCCGAGCGCCTACGCCCGGCCAAATTTGGCGAGGCCAGCAAGGAGCCCATGGTGCCGCTGATGGTTCGCAATCCCAAACCCGCCCATAAAGAGCTGGTGGGCATTGACGTGTTTTTCAACTGGCGCGGCACCAAGCCCGAAGAGCTAGCCAAGCTGCTTCAGCCCCTTTCCACCGAAAAACTCAAGCTCGCCCTGATCACCAACCGGGGCGTAAAGGTATGGCCCGGCGGCTTCCCCGAGACCTTCCGCACCGACCACTGGCGCGGGCGCTTCATGGCCCAGAACGGAACCCCCAACCACCACGATATTGTGGAGCTGCTGGGCAAAATTGCTGCCGCGGGCATGGATTTTATCAAAACCGAACACCTTTACAACTTTGACGGCAAGCCGGGGTATTCCCTTGGGCAAGGGCAGTAA
- the purE gene encoding 5-(carboxyamino)imidazole ribonucleotide mutase, which translates to MNLPSYPLVGIIMGSKSDWETMQHAAQTLEQLQVPHEVRVVSAHRTPDLLFAYAEEAEARGLEVIIAGAGGAAHLPGMTAAKTSLPVLGVPVESKSLRGLDSLLSIVQMPAGVPVGTLAIGRAGAINAALLAVSILGNKYPQCKTALKRYRSAQTEAVLAEPDPRPRG; encoded by the coding sequence ATGAACCTTCCTTCCTATCCCCTGGTTGGCATCATCATGGGCTCCAAGTCGGACTGGGAGACCATGCAGCACGCCGCGCAAACGCTGGAGCAGCTCCAGGTGCCCCACGAAGTGCGGGTGGTTTCGGCCCACCGCACCCCCGACCTGCTCTTTGCGTATGCCGAAGAGGCTGAAGCACGGGGCCTCGAGGTCATCATTGCCGGGGCTGGGGGGGCGGCCCACCTGCCGGGTATGACCGCCGCCAAAACCAGCCTGCCGGTGCTGGGGGTTCCGGTCGAGTCCAAAAGCCTGCGGGGGCTGGACTCGCTTTTGTCCATTGTGCAGATGCCTGCCGGGGTACCGGTAGGCACCCTGGCGATTGGTCGGGCTGGGGCCATCAATGCCGCACTGCTGGCGGTGAGCATTCTGGGCAATAAATACCCCCAGTGCAAGACCGCCCTGAAGCGATACCGCAGCGCCCAGACCGAGGCTGTGTTGGCCGAGCCCGACCCTCGCCCCAGAGGGTAA